A segment of the Acidimicrobiia bacterium genome:
CTCATAGGGATGTGGAAGGCGTTCGACGAGCTTGCCTCGCTCGGGTGGCTCGACTCCCCCGATCGACCGCGGATGATCTCGTGCCAGGCGGCAGGATGCGCCCCGATAGCCACGGCGTGGGCGGCCGGAGAGCGGTTCGCCACGCCCTTCCCCGATCCCCGAACCGCGGCGAGCGGCCTGCGGGTCCCGACTGCGATCGGCGATTTCATGATCCTCGACGCGGTGCGAGAGTCGCATGGCGCCGCCCTCGCCGCCACCGAGGAGCGCCTCCTCGCGTGGGCGAGGCGGGCCGCCGAGCTCGAGGGAATCTCCGTGTGCCCCGAGGCGGGCGCGTGCCTCGCCGTCCTCGAGGACCTGGTGGCCGGGGGCGACATCGAGCGGTCCGAGAAGGTCGTCGTCTACAACACGGGGGCTGCTCAGAAGTACATCGAGTTGATCAGGGCCGACGTGCCTCTCGTGACCCCGCCGGTCGACTGGGAAGCCCTCACCGCCTGACGCGGCGTCGCAGAGGCGCCGCGGCGTCGCACGGCCGCCGACCGTTCCGCGAAGATGCACCGGATGGACGTCGCAGCCGGAGTCGTGCCGCAGGTCGCCGCCACTTGGTTGGTCGCCCCGTGACGGGGCCGCCGCGACGTCGCCCCCCTCTGAAAGCCCCGTGGCCGTTGCTCGCCCTGGCGATCATCGGCACCGCCCTCTTCGTCCTTCCCCTCGTCGGGCTGCTGGCGAGAACCCCGTGGAGCGGGCTCGGCTCCATACTCTCCCAACAGGTGGTGCTCGATGCGCTGCGACTCTCGATGATCACCTCGACGGCCGCCGCCGTGCTCGCCGTCCTGCTCGGTGTTCCCATCGCCTGGGTCTTGGCGCGTCTCGAGTTTCGGGGCAGATCGTTGCTCCGCGGGCTCGTCGTGCTCCCGATGGTGCTCCCTCCCGTCGTCGGCGGCGCCGCCCTACTGTTCGCCTTCGGGCGTCGCGGCTTCTTCGGGGAGGCCCTCTTCGAGGCGACGGGCATCCTCCTCCCATTCTCGATCGGAGGGGCCGTACTCGCGGCGACCTTCGTGGCGACCCCTTTCCTGGTCCTCACCGTCGAAGGAGCGCTGCGGTCCCTCGATCCGCGTTTCGAGGCGGCCGCCGCGACCCTCGGCGCCTCGAGGTGGACCGTGTTCCGCCGCGTGACCCTCCCGTTGCTCGGCCCGTCGCTGGCGGTCGGGGTCGTCATCGCATGGGCGAGGGCCCTCGGAGAGTTCGGAGCGACGATCACCTTCGCAGGCAACCTCCAGGGCAGGACCCAGACTATGCCGCTGGCGGTCTTCGTGGCCCTCG
Coding sequences within it:
- a CDS encoding ABC transporter permease produces the protein MKAPWPLLALAIIGTALFVLPLVGLLARTPWSGLGSILSQQVVLDALRLSMITSTAAAVLAVLLGVPIAWVLARLEFRGRSLLRGLVVLPMVLPPVVGGAALLFAFGRRGFFGEALFEATGILLPFSIGGAVLAATFVATPFLVLTVEGALRSLDPRFEAAAATLGASRWTVFRRVTLPLLGPSLAVGVVIAWARALGEFGATITFAGNLQGRTQTMPLAVFVALESERDTAIALSLVLVAVSLAILLVLRDRWWPAR